Below is a genomic region from Rhodohalobacter sp. 614A.
GAACTTACTTGAGTCGGTCAATAATGAGCGTTTCCATCTTCTTGGATTTCATGCGTATGATGGCCACATCCGCAGCAAAGATTTGAAGGAGAGGAAAGAGGATGTGAAAAAATCATTCCGCAAAGCAGAAGAGTTTTTGAATGGTTTCGATGGCCCCAAAACCTTTATCACCGGAGGCAGTATCACATTTCCGATTCATGCCGGTTATTCTGAGCGGCAGTTGTCACCGGGAACAACGCTGTTGTGGGACCGGGGCTATGGCGAAAGTTTTCCGGATCTGGATTTCGACATCGCGGCCGTTCTTTTCACCCGGATTGTAAGCAAGCCGGACGATAATTTGCTTTGCATCGATCTTGGATATAAAGCGGTGGCATCGGAGATGAAAAACCATCCACCGGTATTTTTTCCTCAGATTCCTGGTAGTAAAATTGCCGGTCACAGTGAAGAACATCTTACGCTGAAAACTGGTCAGACGGACCAATGGAATGTGGGAGACATTTTGTACGGATTTCCGTGGCATATTTGCCCCACGGTGGCTCTTCATGAAAAAGCGGGAATTGTACAGGATGGTTCTGTGACAGACTTTTGGGAGATTGAATCCCGAAACCGACTCTATTTTTCAGATTGAACGAGACAAAGGAAATGAAGAAACAACCATTGATTTTTGATGCTCATCTTGACCTTTCGATGAATGCCTTGGAATGGAATCGCGATTTACGGTTGCCCATTGATGAAATCCGCCGCTCGGAGAAAGGCATGACAGATAAACCCGATCGTGGCAGGGGAACGGTCTCTTTCGGTGAATTGCGAAAAGGAAATATCGGCATTGTTGTGGGCACACAAATCGCCCGGTTTACAAAAGAAGCGAATAAAATGCCTGGCGCCAGTTGGAATTCTCCCGAGCAGGCGTGGGCACAAACGCAGGGGCAACTGGCCTGGTATCAGGCAATGGAACTGGATGGAAGCATCACTTCCATCACCAATGCAGAAGAGCTGGACGCTCATTTAAAAAATTGGGAAAATGACCCCGAAAACACGCCAATTGGCCTGATCCGAAGTCTTGAAGGAGCCGATTCTATCATCAGTTTTGAACATCTTCAAAAAGCGTATGACGATGGATTGCGGGCCATTGGTCCGGCGCACTACGGACCCGGTGTGTATGCGCAGGGCACGGATGCTACCGGCGGAATTGGGAAGAAGGGAAAAGAGCTTTTGCGGGAGATGGAGCGCCTGAATATCATCCTGGATGCGACCCATCTTTGTGACGATAGTTTTTGGGAAGCTCTGGATCATTTTAACGGACCGGTCTGGGCCAGCCATAATAACTGCAGGGAGCTTGTTGATCATAACCGGCAGTTTTCGGATGAGCAGATTAAAACATTGATTGAACGCGGGGCCGTTATCGGTGCTGCTCTGGATGCATGGATGCTCACCGAAGGATGGGTGAGAGGAACGTCCACACCCGATGGTGAAAATGTCAGTTTGCAGAATGTGGTTGATCATATCGATCATATTTGTCAGTTGGCGGGAAATTCAAAACATGCTGCGATCGGGTCCGACCTGGATGGCGCTTTTGGGACCGAGCAAACGCCCAAAGACCTGAATACCATTGCCGATCTTCAGAAAATTCCACTCATCCTCGAAGAAAGAGGATATTCGGATGAGGATGTTGATAATATCTGCTCTCACAACTGGATTCATTTTTTACGAAGAGCGTGGTAGCAGGAAAATTATGTCTGAATAGTTTGTCGAAAGATTGTGAAGGATCAAACAGCCAGATTTAATGTACGGCTAATTTTTATTCTGCTCTCTTTTTTGTGAGATTTCATCCTTATTGTCATTGAAATGAGTTCGAAGGTTTTTCAAACCATCTAATGTTTCATTGTAAGCATCCATGTGTTCTTCAGTAGGTTGAAATTGATACTCAACATTTTCTCCCCAATCAATAACTGCATCTAAAATCAGGATGAGATTGTCGATATCTTCCGCCAGTTTATAATTGATTTTAGAACCAATTACGCTTTGTAGAGAGGCAAAAAGAGCCGGATCCTCACTGGGATCCAAATCAGGATTCACTTTTAAATAGTACCGGTATCGAAGCTGACCCAGGTAAAAAAGAAATCCGGCATCATTGAATTGTTCTTTTTCATAAAAATTGCCAACAGCCAGGTAAAAGCTACTTGCATAGATAATAGCTGAAACACTCGTTTATGGCAAACAGGTTCAATATTTTGTACGAATAAACCGCCGAATAAATTTTATTTTTCACGGATGAGATTTTCAGAATGTTGGCTCATACAAATAAAGAATGTGGCCGGAAGAGCAACTTGCTAACTCAGCTCAAAGAGAAAATAAAACGGGCGAATTACAGCTGTAAAATCGAAAAACCTTTTCTCTAATGGATTGCTCGTTTTATTAGATTTCATAACTGAAAACACCATTTATACAGATGATTTCAGATTGAAGGTCACCGATCTTAGATTTGCGATTTCAGAAAATCAGGGATCGAATATTGGGAATCAAAAATCTTCAATTGCAAACCATCAATCAAAAAGGAGCCTCTTCATCATCGCCGCCGGGATTATGGGTTGGAGGAGGAAGTGATGATCCGTTGTCGGGTTCTGAAAGATAGTCATCACCACCGGGCCCACGGTCAATTCGTGATAAACGTTCAAATCGAGCATACTCTTTCACGAAGAACATGCGTGTGGTTCCAACAGGTCCGTTACGTTGTTTCCCGATAATCAGTTCTGCCAAACCATTCGTGGATTCGCCTTCAGCCGTAGTGGTAATTCCATAATATTCAGGCCTGTAAAGGAAGCAAACCACGTCGGCATCCTGCTCGATGGAGCCGGACTCACGAAGGTCACTCAACTGCGGACGTTTATCACCGCCGCGCTGTTCTACCGCACGGCTGAGCTGTGCAAGAGCGATTACCGGCACATTGAGTTCTTTTGCCAACGATTTTAAACCCCGGGAAATGGTGGCAATTTCCTGCTCACGATTTCCGATATCGCGAGAATTCGCGGTCATAAGCTGAAGGTAATCCACCACAATCAGGCCGATGTCATGTTCACTTTTTAAGCGCCGACATTTTGTGCGAAGCTCCATCAGGCTCAGGCTGGGCGTATCATCAATAAAAATGCGAGCGGTAAAGAGGCGGCTCGCTGCATCAATCAATCGTTTAAAATCTTCGTCTTTCACGCGGCCGGTTCGGGCATCCTGCGCATTGATGCGGGCTTCCATAGTGAGGAATCTCTGAACCAGTTGCTGCGCCGACATCTCAAGACTGAAAATGGCCACATTCGACTGCATATCTTCATTGGGATGAAGCGCTGCATTCCGGGCGGCCGTCAGTACAAAAGCCGTTTTACCCATGGAGGGACGTGCGGCAATAATGATCAAATCCCCATTTTGCCAGCCAGAAGTGAACTTATCTACGTCCAGCCCGGAAGGAACTCCCGTAACGCCTTCCGGTTTTCCGCGCAAATCTTCCAGGTATCCCAGCGTATCTTTCAGAATATCGCCGATAATGGTAGCGTTGGCGCGGGTTTTATTATTGGACAGATCAAAGATTCTCTGCTCCGCTTCGTCCAATACATCGGAGGCATCGGAGGTGGTATCATAAGCGGCTTTTATAATGTCATTGCAATGCAAAATCAGGTTTCGCTTGATTGCCTTTTCAGCAATAATCTGCGAATGATAATCGATGTTTGCAGCCGAACTAACTGATCGTGTCAGATCTGCGAGATAACCGGTTCCGCCTACCGTATCCAAGAGATTTTTATCACGAAGCTCATTTTCTACGGTAAGCAGGTCAAGCGGGTTGTCCCGTTCGTAGAGTTCGAAAAGGGTTTCAAAAATGTGCTTGTTGGCCGGTTTGTAGAAATCTTCAGTCCGCAAAAGCTGAAGCGCAATGGTTGCCGCTTCCCGTTCGATGAGCATGGCCCCCAAAACAGCTTCTTCCACTTCCACAGCCTGGGGAGGAATCCGTCCTCCTTCATGTTGAAGAGACTGCGAACTGCCGGATGAATTAGACCCGTTTTGGTTGGGCATATACTGCTTAATTTAAAAAATGAGAATTGAATGGATTTGTCGGGACGTTTGAAATGAGCCTGCCGCTACTCAAAGAATAAAAAGTAAGAAATATGTGAGAAAATATTTTGACGACTTATTAACAAAGGTATCCACAACTATCGATTAGTTATTAACAATGATGTGGATAACTTTTACCAACAACAAGATCTTCTCTCCGTCACATAGAGCGCAATGGAGCAACAGCGGAATGAAGTCGAGAAGTAAACTATCAATAGTATGACGAGATCTCGACTTCCTTTTCGTTTACTTCGTTACACTCAAAGTGCGCTTGATCTGACGAGTCCTGAAACCCGAACCTTGACTCACCACCTTTGATGTACATGCGGTTTGATCATCTCTTCGTAGATATTATCTATTTCGGACATGATTTCATCTGCAATCGGAGGTGTTTCGGAAGCATCACAATTGGATTTTACATGTTTATCGGATGAAGCGCCGGGAATCCCCACGCTCACTTCGTCACGCATCAATGTCCAACGTAAAGCCAGCTGGACCAAATTTGTATTTGGACCGACAACCTCTTTCAATCGTTCCACAGCTTCCACTCCCGTTTCATAAGGAATGCCTGAAAAAGTCTCGCCCACATCAAAGAATTTTCCTTCCCGGTTGAAATTGCGATGGTCTTTTTCATCAAACGTAGTGTCTTTAGAAAATTTGCCCGTCAGAAGTCCGCTGGCTAAAGGTACTCGAACGATAATT
It encodes:
- a CDS encoding D-TA family PLP-dependent enzyme, encoding MMNYWFEIKNENQILSPALLFYPDRIRKNIQKMIGVAGSPDRLRPHIKTYKCREIVEMQREVGIHKFKCSTLAEAQMMGECGAPDVLLAYPLIGPNQKRFIQLTEQYPETTFSTLIDHPDQVKQWKTHLKQPLNIFIDLDVGMHRTGVKISNLKNLLESVNNERFHLLGFHAYDGHIRSKDLKERKEDVKKSFRKAEEFLNGFDGPKTFITGGSITFPIHAGYSERQLSPGTTLLWDRGYGESFPDLDFDIAAVLFTRIVSKPDDNLLCIDLGYKAVASEMKNHPPVFFPQIPGSKIAGHSEEHLTLKTGQTDQWNVGDILYGFPWHICPTVALHEKAGIVQDGSVTDFWEIESRNRLYFSD
- a CDS encoding dipeptidase, which codes for MKKQPLIFDAHLDLSMNALEWNRDLRLPIDEIRRSEKGMTDKPDRGRGTVSFGELRKGNIGIVVGTQIARFTKEANKMPGASWNSPEQAWAQTQGQLAWYQAMELDGSITSITNAEELDAHLKNWENDPENTPIGLIRSLEGADSIISFEHLQKAYDDGLRAIGPAHYGPGVYAQGTDATGGIGKKGKELLREMERLNIILDATHLCDDSFWEALDHFNGPVWASHNNCRELVDHNRQFSDEQIKTLIERGAVIGAALDAWMLTEGWVRGTSTPDGENVSLQNVVDHIDHICQLAGNSKHAAIGSDLDGAFGTEQTPKDLNTIADLQKIPLILEERGYSDEDVDNICSHNWIHFLRRAW
- the dnaB gene encoding replicative DNA helicase: MPNQNGSNSSGSSQSLQHEGGRIPPQAVEVEEAVLGAMLIEREAATIALQLLRTEDFYKPANKHIFETLFELYERDNPLDLLTVENELRDKNLLDTVGGTGYLADLTRSVSSAANIDYHSQIIAEKAIKRNLILHCNDIIKAAYDTTSDASDVLDEAEQRIFDLSNNKTRANATIIGDILKDTLGYLEDLRGKPEGVTGVPSGLDVDKFTSGWQNGDLIIIAARPSMGKTAFVLTAARNAALHPNEDMQSNVAIFSLEMSAQQLVQRFLTMEARINAQDARTGRVKDEDFKRLIDAASRLFTARIFIDDTPSLSLMELRTKCRRLKSEHDIGLIVVDYLQLMTANSRDIGNREQEIATISRGLKSLAKELNVPVIALAQLSRAVEQRGGDKRPQLSDLRESGSIEQDADVVCFLYRPEYYGITTTAEGESTNGLAELIIGKQRNGPVGTTRMFFVKEYARFERLSRIDRGPGGDDYLSEPDNGSSLPPPTHNPGGDDEEAPF